Genomic window (Nitrososphaera sp.):
CAGAAACAAGGTGCGGGCTACAATGCGCCAAAAGTTCATGACAGACGCAGGAATTCTGTATCCCACCCTGTGTCATCTGCAGCCGCTTTATGCGGAGCTTGGCTACAAGCCAGGCTTGTGCCCGGTCGGAGAGGAGGTTATGAAGCATCAGCTCACCCTTCCAATAAACCCCTACATGACAGACGATGACGTTCAGATTGTCTGCAACTCACTTGCAGAGACCATCAACAACTGACCCCTGAACAAAAAAGTGAGCGACGGTTTTGATAGCCACAATACATCAGCCTGATTTTCTGCCCTGGCTTGGTTTCTTCAACAAAGCCGCGCTGTGCGACGTATTTGTTATAGCCGACCACGTCCAGTACCGGGACAACGGCTTTCAGAACAGGAACAGGATCAAGACTCCTCACGGGGCCCAATGGCTCACCGTTCCAGTCGCAAGGCAGTTCGGCGAACCTATTTTTAAAGTAAGGGTATCCACCCATCGGCAGGGCTCAAAATCCTGGGCCGACCTCCATATTCTAAACATCAGGAGAAATTATTCTAGGTCGCCTCACTTTGACAAATATTTTGGAATTTTTGAAGAGATTTACCGCAGAGGCTACGAGCACCTCTACGAGTACAATGTTGCTTTCATACAGGCGATTTTCCAGATGCTTGGAATCCATTCAAAGATCGCAGTCACTCATGACTGGGGACTTAAGGAGTCAAAGACGCAATCGGTGGTCGAGATATGCAAGCACGTTGGGGCCGACTCGTATATTTCAGGTATTCGGGGGGTAAGATATCTTGACGCTGGACTATTGTCTAGTAACGGCATTCGGTTGTTGTATAACAAATACGAGCACCCCGTCTACACCCAACTTTACATGAAGCTGGGATTCGCATCAAATATGTCGGTCATCGACCTGATATTCAACCATGGGCCCCAGTCGCTTGAAATAATAAAGTCGGGATTTAGAGGCTTTGAACTCACCGCAGAAGAAATCCAGAAACTTCAGGAGGAGGACATTAACAGGAAATCCGCATCGGCAGAGTTTGACGATAGCGCTGCTGAAGGCAATCTCGCCGAGGAGCCCAAGGCAGGGGCGTAATGCCAGACATGGTCCCGCTTTTGGAACCTTCTACACAATTAGGTTTTAATACGATAGCGCCAGGAGTGTTATTCCTCTCAAGTTGTCAGGAGTGCATTTGTTATTGAACTGTAATCTTCTGCTTAAGGATGGAGCCGTCTTAGCAAGGGAGTCAGCCAAGTATTGAGCGCCCAGCGCAAGATGCTCGTGATCGGCCTTGATTCGGTCCCCGCCGAGCTGTTCCTGTCACTTGCAAAGAACCTGCCGAACCTAGGCAAAATGTTAGACCGGGGCCTTTTCGCAGTCCTTGAAAGCTGCCACCCCCCGATTACAGTTCCGGCCTGGATGGTCATGATGTCAAGCAAGACACCGGGCAGGCTGGGCATTTACGGCTTTCGCCACCGCAAGGGCTCGTCATACAGCGACGGATGGATTGCAAACTCCCAGTCAGTCAAAGAAAACAGAGTGTGGGACATACTTGCGAAGTATGGCAAGAAGGCTTGTCTTGTGGGCGTGCCTCCAACATATCCCCCTATTGCCGTCAACGGAAACCTTGTTTCATGCTTCCTCACTCCTCGCGATGCCACAGAATTTACTTACCCCCCGTCGCTTTCGCAGGAGATACGGGATCTGATGAATGGCTCAGGTAATTACCTGTTTGACGTTCAGTTCAGGACGGACGACAGGGACAGCATTCTGAAGAAATTATACGAAATGACCGACAAGCGCATAGAGGTTATCAAGTACCTGATGAAGTCCAAGGACTGGGATTACACGATGTTTGTCGAGATTGGAGTCGACAGGCTGCATCACATGTTCTGGAAGTACTATGACAAGCAACATCCAAAGTACGTTCAAGGGAACAAGTATGAAAGCGTAATTCCAGATTATTACAAGCATCTTGACCAGAAGATTGGGGAGCTTGTCTCCTTAGTCGATGACGATACTTACGTTCTTGTCGTTTCTGACCACGGGACAGCCGCTATGCAGGGCGCGTTCTGCATTAACGAGTGGCTCATAAAGGAAGGATATCTGGTCCTCAAAGAATATCCAAAGACAGTTACAGACATCGAAAAGGTAGACATCGTAGACTGGGAAAAGACTGTCGCCTGGGGTTGGGGAGGCTATTACGCGAGGATCTTTCTCAACCTCAAAGGCCGCGAGCCCAAAGGCATCGTTTCAATGAATGATTATGCCAAGATACGCGAGGAACTTAAGGAAAAGCTTCTCCGCATTTCAGGGCCGGGGGGCGAAAAATTTGACAATAGAGTGTTTTATCCCGAGCAATTGTATGACCAGTGTAACGGCCAAAAGCCCGATCTCATGATTTATTTCGACAACCTGTTTTGGCGCTCCGCAGGAACAATAGGCCACAATAGCCTTTATCTATCTGAAAATGACACGGGTCCGGATGACTCGGTTCACTGGATGGACGGCATTTTCCTTTTGTATGACAAGAGAGCCGAGAAGAGAATCCAAAGCCAGCAGAGTTCGGTCCGAAACGCGCAAGAGTCAAACAGCAACGCCCCAGGCGAGAGTATTTCCGGCTACGACTCGCTTCGCAGGTTTAGTATCTATGACGTTGCGCCAATTATTCTTCACAGTATGGGAATAAAAGACACCCCTTCCGATATGAAAGGTAAGGTTCCAAAAGAGGTATTGGCATGGACAAAGCAGTCGACCGAACAGGCGCTGTAGTTATCTGGCTCACCGGCATTCCGGGAGCCGGTAAGACTACTATTGCCAAAGCGCTGCATCCAAAGCTGCTTGAAGCGGGCTACAGAGTTGAGCTCCTTGACGGGGACGTGGTAAGAAGCCAGCTGAGCCCGGATCTAGGATTTACGAAGCAGGACAGGGAGCTTCACGGGCGACGGGTTGTTTATTTGTGCAAACTTCTTTCAAGAAACGGCATCGCGTGTATCGTGTCTTTGATATCCCCCTACAGGGACCTGCGAGATTTCGCCAGGCGCGAGATTGGAAATAATTTCTTTGAGGTGCACGTTCAAGCGTCGCTTGAAACGTGCATCAAACGCGACCCGAAAGGCCTCTACAAGAAGGCGCTTGCTGGCGAAATCAAGGATTTAACAGGCCTTCAAGATAAGTATGAGCCGCCACTAAACCCTGAATTGACGGTAAATACGGAAACCGAGAGCCTTGAGTCGATAATAACCAAGATTGCCTCGAGGCTTGCCGAGTCCAACTACCTCAAGAACCAATCCCGCACCCACTGACAAGAGCACAACATGTCTGTCGGCTCCCTCAAGAGGTTAATCGCTGACTGTCCATCAGGAGCCTCGGAGGGATGACCAGCCGCAATGTTGTTGTAGTATTTTGCGCCCCGAAGGATGTGGAGTCATGCAAGAGAACGCTTGCAAGACTTTCCGAGGCCGGAAACTCTGTTACGATGGTCTTTATCGGGGCTCCTTCTCAAAGGCAGAGGTTCCTCGAGACAGCAGAATTAATGGCCCTGCGGCCTGGCTCCTTAACCGTTTCAATTGCTGGCAACTTTGATTACCGGGCTGTTACGCAGCAAAACGTCAAGACACTGGAGTCAGCCGCATCTGCTTCTTCTGGCGCTGGTCAATCAGGCAATAAAGCCACTGAATTTGATTTGGCGATAATACCTTCAGCGGTCCATGCTGACCGACGCCATCTGGTCGCAGCCAAGAGCTCTCTGCTGGCATTTAGAAAGGTTCCGAACGTGCTGCATTACCCGCCCGCCGCGAAGTCGCCTTCCAGACAGGTAATCCCCGTGCGAGGTCCTGAAAAGAATGTAATCTGCCTCAATTTCGAGCGACTGTCAGCTGGAACCCACCGCGGGCATGACGCATTGTACTTTCGTCGACTATACGAGGGAAGACCTGCTCCGCAGCACGCCGAGAGGGAGGTGTTTCAGAGCCAGCGCTTGGTGCTCAATGGCAACTCCTTCGAAGAATCATTTCAGACGGCCGCGATTTCTGACATGAAGAATTCCGCAGGGAAAATGAAGATTCTGGCCGTGGGTGCACACCCGGACGATATCGAAATCGGCTGCGGCGGTACTATGTCCATGCATAAGCAGAGGGGCGATAGCACCCATGGTTTGTTATGCACGCTTGGAGGAGTGAGAGGGGACCCGCAGGTGCGGAGGGATGAAGCATACAAGGCGGCCGAAACTATCGGATTCCAGCTGGAGATTTTGGACATTCCTGTAGAAAAGCTGAATCAACCCGGCGCTGAAGTAACGAAGATCTTCGGCAGGATTCTCGCCAGATTAAGGCCTGACAGGATTTATGTCCACTCCATCAACGACAATCATCAGGTGCACGTCAGCATCTCAAGTTGCGTCACCGATGCTGCGCTTTCCATGGATGCGTTACCGCAAATCATGCATTACGAGACCATTTCATCTACCACGACCGAATTCAGGCCAAACGCGTTCACCGAAATTTCTGCTTTCATAGACGTCAAGACAGAAAGCATTAACGCCCACGTGACTCAGGCTGACAGGTTCTACTTGCAGCCTGGTGTAATCCGTTCTCTGGCAAACACGCGATATGTGTGGGGAAAGGTTGGACCGAATCCCGATGGCTTGGCTGAAGCATTCTCAATAGTTGCCCTTCCGCTTTAGTCAAAAGCGACAAAATTCACAGAGGCATGAACGAGTAATAGCTGATCCTTTACCGTGAATGATTTTTGTTCAGATCCATTTGCAAGCACAAGTCGGATAGAAAAGTCGGTCTTTCGGCTGCTGTTAATTTTGCGGAGGAGGCTAGATGTCCAAATATTTAAGAGCCGCCACAAACCTGACGGTGTCGCAACCTAAAAGTCTCATTCTATCAATAAAAGGGGGAGGAGAGCATTTCCAAGCCTCTTTGCGATAAATGCTCATCTTTGGCTGAATCGGAAGTGCCTACGGCTCAGTTAAAGTGTGCTGGCGGCGGAGTCTGACCTGTATAATCTCCAACTATGTATGCGGTGTACGGTCCGAAGAGCTGGTTAGGTCCATTTCCGGCGATGTTGGTCATTCCGTATTGGAATACTAGGTGCTTTTGGGAATTGACCACGAGCACCCTATCGTTGTTCTGGTCTGAAATTACGGTATTGCCGGTTACTGTTCTAACGGCGTTAGTTGGAAGAGGATTCGGGTTGCTCCCTGCGCTCTTGTTGGTAAAGACCTGAAATACAACATGCTTGCTAGTATTGATTTCAACGATCCTGCTGTGCCCCGAGTCCGTGATAAGCGTGTCCCCATTAGGGAGCCTGCTCGCAAATGCGGCAGCACTTATGTCCTTACTGTATGACCATACGATTTGCCCGGCCTTTGTAATTTCAATTACCCTGTTGTTATTCTCATCAGCGATAAGTACATGTCCGTTTGCTAGCAGCTCAGCGCTATTTGGATTGTTCAATGCTCCAGGACCCCTCTTGGGCCCGTATTCCCAGACGATATGCTTGGTACTGTTGACCTCAATTACCCTGTTATTTCCCTGGTCTGTTATCATTATGTCGTGGTTCGGCAGCTGGATTGCAAATACGGGCACGTTGAGAAGGTCAAAGCCTGAACCTGTTTTTCCTGCTTGGCCGTATTGCCATACGATGTCGCCAGCTTGATTTACGACAATTACCCTGTTATCGACGCAAGGAGCCGTACCGTTCACTCCAGGAGGGATACCAGTCCCTGCCATCAGGGTAAGCCCGTCGCCTATTCTTTCTGCATCGTTTGATCCAATTATTGCACCAGGGCCGGGGTTGCATAATGTTGAATTTCCTGAACCAAAGCTCCAGACAATTTGCTTGGTTGCAGGATCAATTTCGACTACTCTATTGTTAAATTGGTCTGTAATGAGCACGTTTCCGGGACTGTTGAACATACCAGACTTCGCTGGATTCGTCGGTGCTACCGCGGCGTAGACAGTCCTTGATTGCGCTGTTAGAATGGAGGATAGAAACAAAACGGCGATCGCTGCTATTGCAGCTGCGGCGATCGGTTTCCTCCGCAAGCGCCTTCCCTTTGAGTATATGACTTGAGTCATGCAGTCAAGTAATCATGAAGCGAATTCTTAAGATCGCAGACAAATCCCGCATGTGGAACCCAAGTTTGGAAACCAACGCTGGAATTTGTAGTATGATGTAATGTGTGAGAATGTCGTGGTTCTTGCTCATGTTGAAAAAATACAGCAACGTGATCTTGGTCGGGGCAGTTGGGACGGCACTTGCCATGACCGTCGCGCTACTGGCAGGTTTTTCTTTAAGCACCTATCAGTCTGCCGACGCGTTGAAATACAAAGGCCAGGATCGAGAGTTCTACATCACAAATATGGACAATGCAAAAGTAAACGAAACCGTAAACCACATTCCTCCAGATGTCTTCAATCCCACGTACATTTCGGTTAAAAAAGGCGACCATGTCACCATCCACTTTTACAATGTAGAGCAGTCCGCAGACGACAAACACTCCTTTACCATACTTGAGGGACCATACAAGACAAACGTAATTCTAGGCGGGGGTCAAAGCCAATCCTGGAGCTTCGTCGCAAATCAGACAGGCATCTACACGTACTTTTGCTCATTTCACCAGCCGAGCATGAGAGGGGAGCTGGCAGTAGAGCCCCCAACTTACGATGAGTTCAGGGCGCTGCACTAGGCCACCACTCTTTTTTTTGTACGGCGCACGTGTTTTCAGACTCATGTCGCCACTTTAAGTCGATTTGATTGACCCGACCTCATAAACAAGAGATGTGCATTAGCCACAAAGAAGTTGCACGCTTCATTTTATAGCAGACGAAGGTCGCTCGGATAATTCGAGGTCAAGTACCTGCCGTCAGGTATTCGCAACCGAAACAATTAGGCCCATACTGCCAACTCTCAGCTACCGCTGGAATATAACGTGGATATTTGCCGGATTTCCCTGGCGCATCAGCACACCAGGACATTGTCATTGCCAATCGCTTGGGTTTTTCCACTTATGTTTGCTCATCTCGCGTAGCAGGTGTCAGAGTGGCCGCTAAGGGCATATCCTAACCGAAACAGTCCTGCAGAAAACCTTGGCATTAACAGCCAAGCAATTTCTAGCGGGGCTTGTACGTTAGCGTAAGAATAAAAACGTTCGACGGATTTTGTTACTAAGTGCCTGCTCAAGCAAACCGCTTGTGTGCTTATGGATTTCTGTTTGCGTCTGAAATACCTGAAACTGGAACCCAGCCGCGATTGGCACCATCACCACGATAATATTATTATCGCCGGAAACCTTTGGTGATTGCCTTCAGAAATGCGTGATTGCTTTCTGTCCAGAAAAGCAGGACGGCGTTTTTAGCGCTCGATGCTAGACCCAATGGCTTTGCATTTCGTCGGGGCGGTTGCGATACTGGTTGCTGCTGCCGTGCCGGCATACCTTGCGTCGAAGCTCGGAGGAATGCTGAGGTGGCTCACCCTTGCGCTTGCGGGTTTTTGCGTCGTGCACAGTTTTTACCACCTTGCCAAGTTCGTGGGCAACGATTACTTGGGGGATTCGGTATTTGAACCGCTGTCCGTAGGAGCGCTTCTTGTTTTCGGACTGATTTTTGCGCTTGACATAACGCGCAGAAAACGCCAGCAGAGTGATCAAAGCGAGGTGCGGCAAAAGTGACGGGGGACGCGGCCTCCATTGCGAGCCTCATTACAGGCAACTATACCTTGATACTACTGCTGATAGCATTGCCGCTGTTCGGCTGGCTTGCAGCCAGTGCGAGAAAGGTAACAACATTTCAATTCCAGATATCCATATTCATACTCATATGGATTATTGGGGAACTCGCAGATGTTGCTCATGATGCAGGAATTGTATCCATACAGCTGGGCCTTGAAATCCACATTTCCTCGATGTTGTTTTTTGCAGTCATGTTATGGGTGCGGTTCTTGCGTGCAAGGAAGTTTGGCAGGTCGATGATTGAGACTGGAGAAGAAAACCTGAGCTAGTCCAGCGAGAAAAAGCGTTCAGCGGTTCTTGCAAACTGGTTAAAGTTCCTTTCAGCGTCTACTAGAATCTCGCCGTTTTCGTATCTGACCGTGACGCTCTTCAGAGTACTCCTAAAAAGCGAGAACCTCTTGCCTTCAGGGGTAATCACAATCCGGTCTACGGCGAGCAACCCTGACTCTACGAGCCACTTCACCTTTCGGTATGCGGTAGTATGCGGGATGTTCGCCTCTCTAATGATGTCATTTACCGACTTCAAGGAATACTTTGCCAGGTTCATTATCTTGACCATTTCGTCGTCTGCCAGCGCCGTCAGTATGGACTGCTTCAGTGCGCCGGAGACCGAGACCAAGGCACGTATGGAAAATTAGCCTTACGTAATATTTAACAACAGCAGTTAGCGCCTGCTGATTTTGCCGCTTTGGCACGCGCCAATTCCATATCTAGATTCCAGGAGGGCAATGACTGCATTTGACGCGAAGATGAGACGGGGCCCAAGACTTGCTCTTGATTTGTCTGCATCAGCCCGTCGCCAAATATCCACAGTCGAGGGGTCAAGTCTCGATGTCTCTATCGCAGACTGTTGCGATCGGTTAATTTCTTGTGATACATACTCTTGCAAACTTTATCCTCGCCTTCTGCGATCAATACGATCTCCTTCATTTTCTTCTTGTCGCCAAGCGACTGAAAAAACCTAAAGCAAGCAGGACAGACTTCGATCATAAAGACCTAGGCACTGCCAGGTGCAGTTTCAGCGGTCGGGGTAGTTGATGCGGGTGTCTCCTTCGGCTCGGCAGCTGCTTCCTTTGCAGGCGGAGGAGTTGAAGCAACGGATGCAACCGGCTCGGTGGGCGCCTCTTCATAGAGCGAAACCGTCACAACATCGTCCTCATCTCTTACCATTTTGACGCGCACCTTGCGCGGCGGATTGGTCTTTCCCCGGCTCCAGATCTGGCGGTTGAGGTCCTGGTCGAGTTTGATGTCATCGCTCTTCATGTGCTTGACCGCAAACTCACGAATCATGTTGATTACTCTATCAGTACGCTTGTGCTGTGGCGTTATCCAAGCTCTTCCCAGATTAATGGTGTAAACGCGTGTTAAATTCTCTTCAGCTGTTGACATTTATTATTACATACTCCTATCCAACATTTGCATCCGATCGGCGCCATAGCCGGCGCTTTGGATTTGTTCTAACCTTTCGACTCGTTCGAATGACAACCCAGGCAGGAACGGGCTTGTTCTGTTTTGTACGCTTCATTAGCCTCCTCTTGCGTGACGTATTTTTCCTGGCAGCCATCCAGCAGTCTCTCCTACGGATGTTTATTTCCGCTTTTTAAGTGTTGGTTTGCAACGGCCGTTCTTCCACCGCGATGATAAAATCTAGGCGTTTTTT
Coding sequences:
- a CDS encoding PQQ-binding-like beta-propeller repeat protein → MTQVIYSKGRRLRRKPIAAAAIAAIAVLFLSSILTAQSRTVYAAVAPTNPAKSGMFNSPGNVLITDQFNNRVVEIDPATKQIVWSFGSGNSTLCNPGPGAIIGSNDAERIGDGLTLMAGTGIPPGVNGTAPCVDNRVIVVNQAGDIVWQYGQAGKTGSGFDLLNVPVFAIQLPNHDIMITDQGNNRVIEVNSTKHIVWEYGPKRGPGALNNPNSAELLANGHVLIADENNNRVIEITKAGQIVWSYSKDISAAAFASRLPNGDTLITDSGHSRIVEINTSKHVVFQVFTNKSAGSNPNPLPTNAVRTVTGNTVISDQNNDRVLVVNSQKHLVFQYGMTNIAGNGPNQLFGPYTAYIVGDYTGQTPPPAHFN
- a CDS encoding WbqC family protein yields the protein MIATIHQPDFLPWLGFFNKAALCDVFVIADHVQYRDNGFQNRNRIKTPHGAQWLTVPVARQFGEPIFKVRVSTHRQGSKSWADLHILNIRRNYSRSPHFDKYFGIFEEIYRRGYEHLYEYNVAFIQAIFQMLGIHSKIAVTHDWGLKESKTQSVVEICKHVGADSYISGIRGVRYLDAGLLSSNGIRLLYNKYEHPVYTQLYMKLGFASNMSVIDLIFNHGPQSLEIIKSGFRGFELTAEEIQKLQEEDINRKSASAEFDDSAAEGNLAEEPKAGA
- a CDS encoding 50S ribosomal protein L31e is translated as MSTAEENLTRVYTINLGRAWITPQHKRTDRVINMIREFAVKHMKSDDIKLDQDLNRQIWSRGKTNPPRKVRVKMVRDEDDVVTVSLYEEAPTEPVASVASTPPPAKEAAAEPKETPASTTPTAETAPGSA
- the cysC gene encoding adenylyl-sulfate kinase, which gives rise to MDKAVDRTGAVVIWLTGIPGAGKTTIAKALHPKLLEAGYRVELLDGDVVRSQLSPDLGFTKQDRELHGRRVVYLCKLLSRNGIACIVSLISPYRDLRDFARREIGNNFFEVHVQASLETCIKRDPKGLYKKALAGEIKDLTGLQDKYEPPLNPELTVNTETESLESIITKIASRLAESNYLKNQSRTH
- a CDS encoding alkaline phosphatase family protein, translated to MSAQRKMLVIGLDSVPAELFLSLAKNLPNLGKMLDRGLFAVLESCHPPITVPAWMVMMSSKTPGRLGIYGFRHRKGSSYSDGWIANSQSVKENRVWDILAKYGKKACLVGVPPTYPPIAVNGNLVSCFLTPRDATEFTYPPSLSQEIRDLMNGSGNYLFDVQFRTDDRDSILKKLYEMTDKRIEVIKYLMKSKDWDYTMFVEIGVDRLHHMFWKYYDKQHPKYVQGNKYESVIPDYYKHLDQKIGELVSLVDDDTYVLVVSDHGTAAMQGAFCINEWLIKEGYLVLKEYPKTVTDIEKVDIVDWEKTVAWGWGGYYARIFLNLKGREPKGIVSMNDYAKIREELKEKLLRISGPGGEKFDNRVFYPEQLYDQCNGQKPDLMIYFDNLFWRSAGTIGHNSLYLSENDTGPDDSVHWMDGIFLLYDKRAEKRIQSQQSSVRNAQESNSNAPGESISGYDSLRRFSIYDVAPIILHSMGIKDTPSDMKGKVPKEVLAWTKQSTEQAL
- a CDS encoding cupredoxin domain-containing protein codes for the protein MKKYSNVILVGAVGTALAMTVALLAGFSLSTYQSADALKYKGQDREFYITNMDNAKVNETVNHIPPDVFNPTYISVKKGDHVTIHFYNVEQSADDKHSFTILEGPYKTNVILGGGQSQSWSFVANQTGIYTYFCSFHQPSMRGELAVEPPTYDEFRALH
- a CDS encoding 50S ribosomal protein L39e, whose product is MAARKNTSRKRRLMKRTKQNKPVPAWVVIRTSRKVRTNPKRRLWRRSDANVG
- a CDS encoding PIG-L deacetylase family protein; the protein is MTSRNVVVVFCAPKDVESCKRTLARLSEAGNSVTMVFIGAPSQRQRFLETAELMALRPGSLTVSIAGNFDYRAVTQQNVKTLESAASASSGAGQSGNKATEFDLAIIPSAVHADRRHLVAAKSSLLAFRKVPNVLHYPPAAKSPSRQVIPVRGPEKNVICLNFERLSAGTHRGHDALYFRRLYEGRPAPQHAEREVFQSQRLVLNGNSFEESFQTAAISDMKNSAGKMKILAVGAHPDDIEIGCGGTMSMHKQRGDSTHGLLCTLGGVRGDPQVRRDEAYKAAETIGFQLEILDIPVEKLNQPGAEVTKIFGRILARLRPDRIYVHSINDNHQVHVSISSCVTDAALSMDALPQIMHYETISSTTTEFRPNAFTEISAFIDVKTESINAHVTQADRFYLQPGVIRSLANTRYVWGKVGPNPDGLAEAFSIVALPL